The Carassius auratus strain Wakin unplaced genomic scaffold, ASM336829v1 scaf_tig00215906, whole genome shotgun sequence genome segment attcagaaacatggcctTTTATACCACTGCTatactgatgacactcaactcattccatcctgatgatcggACAGTAtctgctcgcatctcagcttgacttacagacatttcttgctggatgatggaccatcaccttcaactcaacctttccaagacagaactgcttgtggttccagcaaactcATTGTTTTACCACAATTTCACTATCAAGTTacgcacatcaaccataactccttcaaaaacagctagaagccttggagttatgattgatgatcaactgactttctcagaccacattacTAAAACGGTCTGATCCTGcaaatttgctttattcaacatcaagaagatcaagccctttctttttagaacatgctgcacaactccttgttcaagctcttgttctgtccaggctggactattgcaatgctctcttggcaggtcttccagccaattctttcaaacctttacaattaatccagaatgcggtAGCAagcttaatttttaatgagccaaaaagaatacacattaCACctatgtttatcaatttgcactggctttcAATAGCTGATCGCATAataattcaaggcattgatgtttgccttcaaaactaccactggctctgcacccatttacctaaaattataacttcagacttatgtgcctctagaagcttgcgttctgcaagtgaacgtcgcttgattgtgtcatcccaaagaagcacaaagttaCTTTTAcggattttttaattaaatgttcccATCCTcgtggaatgaccttcccaactcaatccgggCAGCTGAGTCcgttagccatcttcaagaatcggcttaaaacacatctcttccatctttatttgaccctctaacgtTAACACTcgctattctaattctattcttttaaaaaaaatctaactaccttttttaatcttttagtattttattttcttttcatttattaagcaattgcgtgtgtatgtgtgtgtgtgtataaatatgtaattacaatattacattttctgaCTAAAACTATTTCTTGCCGTGTCATCTTCCAGATAATTTGGCAGCTGGAAGAAACGTCACACAGTCATCAACTTATGGCCTCTGGTCTGCTGAACATGCCATTGATTTCAATCCAGGATTAACAAAATCATGGTCAGCATGTTCCTCAACCAAAGTTCAGACTAACCCCTGGTGGAGGGTGGATCTGAGTTCTGTGTACAGAGTAAGTAGCGTCGTAATCACAAACAGACTAGACTGCTGTCCTGAACGAATAAACGGAGCGGAGATTCGCATCGGAAACTCTCTGGAGAACAACGGCAAAAACAATCCCATGTGAGATCTTCTTTCGGTGGCTTAATATCCATAGAAATCCctgaaaacacacataaaaaaactaGAAgtctaaataatgttttctttgatTCTCTTTAGATGCACTGTGATTTCTAGCATTCCAGCTGGTGTTTCCTCCACCTACATTTGTAACGATATGGAGGGTCGATACGTGAATCTGATCATTCCTGGAGATTCAAGAATTCTTACTCTGTGTGAGGTGGAGGTCTATGGGGAAGGTGTGATCAAACTTGGAAAATCAAGctataaatgaatgaaattactCATTTTGGGCTGTTGATTTCAAAACTAGTGTCTGTTTTGCTTAAACTTCACACAAGATATGAtgctttttgtaacattttttcttttgagaACCATTTGCAAGGTGAAGAAGTCTTGTATTTTGTCTTAATCAGcagaaaaacagcacaaacacatgaCTCATGTCTGAATCTGAGCCACATTACAACCATTTGTTCAATTCTCAACCCATTTTCACGCATGTGACTATTTTATACCTAATCTTGATTTCAATTTTTGCCAGTAACGAAAATGCAAACATGAGCCAGATTTTTTCTGCTATATCTGTTCATTAACAAAgttaaagaaaaacatatttattcacttattttttctgtttataaaaGGCAAATGGTTTTCAGACtaagtttaaataataaatcttaatttttttttttttttcacaaaaaccaaaactttgacatttgactgcttttgttattttgataagttCATTAAAGCTGATACACAAAGATTTCAGAAAAATCCTTATCATTtgatgaaaaaattatatttaatataattatatttttaaactcaCCATAATCCAATCATTTGCAAATCAGTTGTATTCCATGATGCAGGGATGTAACTGATTTGTTGTTTATAAATTGCGACATTTCTAAGGTTTCATGCTCTTCACTACATAGAAAGGATTTGTGTTCAACACTAAACCATATCCATTCTTACTGGAAGTGAATCTGTATTTAATATCCTCTGGgtcatattttgttttactttgtttacTTTTGTTCATGATTTTTGAGGATCACTACACAATCTCTTCATCTTGCACCCATTAATCAATCTTAAATGACAGATGCATTTGCACTAAATTCTGTAGATTATTGTAGACAAAGGTCAAAGGTTATTTGAATTAATGTCAAAAACAAAGGATGCAATGATAAGATAATGTATTTTGTAttctaaaaatgcattattttatcagttgcattttgttatttgcatttagcatttgcTGTGTCACTCTAGTGTGCTCTTTTAGGCCCTTTATTGAAGAAAACGTTGGTGAAGATAAAATTGAAGTCCAGTTCGACTCTGTCTGAACCTGAAATGAGAGCCCAGCTCCTGTCAcaggtgagaaacaaagaaatctGAAATCAAATCACATCACATTGATAGAACTCTTTAAGAGATCTGCTCATTTCAGCTCCAGTCTGTTTTGGAGGAACGAGGGTTTTCTGACGTGACGCTGAAATGGTCTCAACCTCCCGAAATGGAAGTGAAGCGGAAGGAAGCTGCACCAGGTGAGTGTGTTCATACAAACACTGGAAAACTGAAAAGGaatgttaattttaaagtaaaatatttaaatgaatatgtacAGTTTGcaaaatgaaatggaaaagtATGTCTATATAattaatccttttatttacagctcAGTCTGCTCGAAGAAAGAGATGATGAGGAAAACTCAAATCGAATCACCTTCTTCATCTTTCATTTACAATGTCAATTTGAAACCGTTTGTGTATTTGTGATGTTGATTTTAGTGAACATTTTCCATTAGACTTGGACAAGAGACTGTTTTTCTGAGTCAGCAAGGATTTGTTTCAGGATTGTAAACAGGGAAATTGTCTTTACTTTTAAGAACACCTTGTAAGAcgcagttaacaaatgcagtaaGCAGTGCTGTCATTAAAATCATCCTTAACACATTAAAGGACAGTACAATAAAGAAATGGCTTTCCTAAATGcactatttaaactaaataagatgagattgagctgaagaatgaatgctgtatctAGGGTTGCCAACTTAAAGGAAAAATATGGGACAATCACGTATATAGCCTATAACTTTTTagttgtcattttgtttttcaaggATAAGGTCCAAAGAACactctcgctgctttttcttctgtgtgggcgtattcaagtcgcacacttcagtttgaatctgaatagagcatcacagtcccgcccacagccggtgccggaagtaaaaatacgtaaaaacgtaaccatacatggtagacttaaaaccagctacggctgtactaagcaatAGTATATGCTCACATAAACGCCAAAAGATCTTTAATTCGCGATgtcttggataagtacttcattacccacaatcctgaacaatcccacagtgatgcatctgattggtggagctcatgtaaccgtctggttaaaccccgtgAAGGTCTGTGAAGACTGaagataattaataaaaaactaaaaataaaaaataaacctgtgttgcgtttttgcacggtagacttatcagtgcaatcatgcgctccttggctgccatgatggtttttttcaaggaggaaaacaaaagtgttcaaagAAGTGAAAACCACTTTAGATAGGGTCATGTAATGTTAGTTGTGTGTAGCGTGTCCGAGAGTCAGCTTGTGGGTTTTTTAAGGGCCAGCATGAGGGACAAGAGAGGTAATGCTACCAATGAGGGAGGTTGGTAGcattagttagcattatcgtcgactttagctaggctactgtagccttcatatggtatgagtcatatcaagcattttaagatgccactgtcaaaacaacatttagcctaggcatacctttttgtgcatttactgaacatttgtgtaatggcaatgACGTGTTGActactgagcggtgattgcagtcaggtacaaagcactgcaccatgttgctgacatTATCGTTAACCGCTTtcaaacacaatatataaaatacacgatgataaataaaaaaatcaatacacaatacctatataaaacacaatttatttacatGAATAATACTTAAAGAAccgctattactgcacattcactatataaaataaaattcactggaggaaaaagtttgcgtGGCAGTcgtcagatttggaagtcgctcaaaaggctcgttcgtGGCTgtgggcttcagtcgaattcagtgaGGCGCGGTTGTttaccttttcacaatattctaattttctgagatactgaatttggtattttccttagttgtcagcaataatcatcaaaattaaaagaaataaacatttgaaatatgtcaGTCTGTGTGTAGATATGAAAGTCacactttaaatatgaaagtCATGCTgagtgacataaaaaaaagagggaaattTTTGTCCATGAACacgaattaataaattatattttgtgacTAAGTCTGAAAGATAGGAAAGTCTTTCAGATTTGTTTCACAGACTCTCTGCAGGACATTAGAAAAAACAATCCCAGGCGAGGCACCTCAGCTGTTACGATGGTGGCTTAGATCAGTGACCAGAGAGGATCTGGGTCTGGATTGGATTCAGCGGCCGAACCTGGATCAGAACTTGGACTGAACTTGGCTCAGGACCAGAAATTTGGACTAGACTCTTTGAGTGGACTAACTTAGAATCAGAGACTTGAACTGGGCTTGGCTCCTGAACCGATTCTTGGACTGGACTTGGCTCAGAACAAGAAACTTGAACTCGGCTTGGCTCCGGAGTGAGAGTACAGCGTACTGCCCAGACACACAAAATAGCCGCTCCCATAACTGGAAGTACTGCAGACAGAGAAACCGCCTCTTACGGAGATCATCTACTCATCTACTCATCTACTCTTTCCCTCTGGATAACATCGGACCTACATTCTGTGTGAACAGGATTTTTGTGTATTGAATTTGATGTTCCGCATTCTTCTTCTTTGAAAAAATGAAGCTGTATTTTTAGAAACTGGATACTTGCAGTCTAAcatttcagaacaaaaaaaatcagctgtttcaaaaaatacaagtctattaaaaaaaaaaaaaacgttacattttaaatgttaaatattcaagtaaaaaaacaatatatatatatatatatatatatatatatatatatatatatatatatatatatatatatatatattcaaattcaagctATGTGAAACATAACTTTCAATGTTGCTAAATGACAATTgtcaataattcatatttacaCGATTCAAATATTACTGTCATATTATAAGCTCCATAGCGCACTTGTTTGCAAAAGAGCATGAGTCTAACTTGAAAACGCCAAACCTGCTTCtctgcagtctgtgttcttctgacttcTGACTATATTGTAGTAATTAACGAAAAATGCTTTGGGccaatgtatcggagtaaaagtaaacaattttttaattagaaaatgtagtggagtaaatgtaaaagttgactgaaatataaaaactcaagtaaagtacagattcTTACAAAAATACTTGCGTACTATAACAACGTATTATTTCTTCGTTACAATACACCACTGGACAAGAATGATGCAATTGCAAATTCAGCATCACGAGCTGTATTAAAACAAgaatgcattctgattggctgttagcTCTGTAGCATGATTATGAATTACTAATAAAAGATTTATCTTAAAATAGGATTATAGTGGAAACTGATGAACTCTTCaatgttttgtaaaacaaaattGTGTCAAATCAAAGATTCAGTTCTTACTATGCTAATATTACATAgtgaaacaataaaatacttTCTTTTGCCCATTTTTCAAGATGGTTGAGTATCATCACTCTTCCGGCTCTTCTGAAAGACATTTCCATCTGGTTGGACTTTCCATGACAGTTTTGCATATTCTGTCAGTCCCTTCTGAATCTCAGTCTTCACCATAGGGTCATTCACATTTTGACTTGATTTACctccattttattgtatttcagagAAATCAAATTCAATCTTTGATGATATAAATGATACTTCTATATATCAACAAGACAGCGGTTTAATACGAGTTTTGCACTTTTAGGTCAATAAAGCAGTGAGATGTGTACAATACTCACCAGTGTAGCACAAAGAAGGAAATTTACTTCCAGTCCGGTCCACACGTCTCCATTATAAACCTGCTGTATGACTCATCATCTCACCCCGATCCGTCTGGTCATCAATGGTGGCCAGGTCAATGTAATTCTGCCGGCAGTGTGTCTGCGTAGCTGCCCATTTCATAGGTTTTGGCATAAAGTAAAACATACGAGTCTGTGAAAACGTCATGTGCATCAGAGCTGAACATACAAGAAACGTAATTAGTTAAATGTCTACATTGTGCATAATATACAGCTATATTGTTGCCATTTTAAACTGTGTTGAAATTAACTGAATCTTTAAAGATTTAGTGGTAGTGGTAGACAGCCGTCTCGATGACGTcatcattgattaaaaactttatTACAAACTTTATTACAAAATGCTTCCTTGAGtagttaacttaaaaaaaacaaaaacaagtaatGGGTAAATGCCATTTACATACTTTGCAAAAGATATTAAAATTCTGAGATGTCAGAATTGTGTCAGCTATTTCATATTAACCAACAAACATACTGCTATTACTACCAACCAACCCT includes the following:
- the LOC113096284 gene encoding uncharacterized protein LOC113096284 produces the protein MLDLLKTYSVNRVTITNRFDCCNTRINGSEIRIGNNSSDFFSNPVCAVVSTIPAGATYSYLCDGMEGRYVTVNIPGDSKILTLCEVGVYVIFQDNLAAGRNVTQSSTYGLWSAEHAIDFNPGLTKSWSACSSTKVQTNPWWRVDLSSVYRVSSVVITNRLDCCPERINGAEIRIGNSLENNGKNNPICTVISSIPAGVSSTYICNDMEGRYVNLIIPGDSRILTLCEVEVYGEGPLLKKTLVKIKLKSSSTLSEPEMRAQLLSQLQSVLEERGFSDVTLKWSQPPEMEVKRKEAAPAQSARRKR